Genomic DNA from Theobroma cacao cultivar B97-61/B2 chromosome 3, Criollo_cocoa_genome_V2, whole genome shotgun sequence:
TCTCCTCCACACTTGCAATGATCTGTAAATTGGTTTTCTCAAGTTATGAAGCAGGAATAGCTGTAGAGTTGTGTGACTTAACAGGAAATCATGTAAAACAGGGAGCAGATTGAATTTCCTTCATAGCATTGGGTTAAAAAGTGCTACATACATTGTTTTTCGCAATGGGTACACTTCTTTAAAGTGCCATCCCCGCCGGCACAGTATTTGCAGACACAATATGGACACAGCCATTCATCTCCGGAAATGTTGTTCTGTCCCAATTCCAAAAACATACAATTAATTACTAGAATATAATGAAATACCATATAAATCAAATCCTTCTTACCCCCAGGAAAATGCAGCTCGAATGACACGTTGAAGGACATCTTTCACAGCAAACCAAGTTCCCTCCATCAGCACAAACCATACAGGCATCATCACTTTTATCAGTAGCTTCAGGTGCAGGCTGTACGTTGTTGTATGCACGATTTCCTTCTTCCATCCTATCTAGCCATGCTTCTATTTGGCATTCCAACAAGGAAATCCGTGACGATGCCAACAATATATGCTGGTAGGGCTTTTTGGTGTCACGTCCGGCATGGATCTCAAAGTCTCCTACTGTAATCACACGAGAACAACAGTCACATACAACGCCCTCCGCTCTGATTTTGCCTTCTGCCAATATACGTCCAGAATCCTCATCAACGTACCAGACTTTTTCATGTTGTCCAACTATACCCAAGCTTATCAACCAAGCCAATACAGTTCTCTTATATATACATTCTACAGGCGACTGCGAGAtatcctttcttttcctcctcGTACTTCTCTCCTCTATGTTGCCTGGCCTGTCTTCTGCCCCATTAGCCTTTGCCTTTGGGGGCCGCCCTGGCCGCCTTTTCTGCGCGGTCGCAGCATTCTTGCTGGAACTTGCAAGCGCAGTATCTCCTATTCGGATACCACCACCCCTCTGTGTTGCACCAGATGGTCTGCCATTGTTCCTTGCAGGCATAGGCTTCCCATAGTCAGGGTCAGAATGAGTAGAATCATTGCTTTCATTATCCGAACCGCTTGTCGATCCCAAATTagcaatctttttattcagGACTCTCCTCTTCCTCAAGTTATAACTCATTGATCTTTCCAAATCCATGAAATTGCTCCGATAACTTGTTTCTGTACCTGAAACTGAAATGAAGGCAACTTGGCTGCAAATAGCAACCATGAGAACAATTGCAACTAAAGTACCAAATTCAAGTTTGTCCCATTGTTATTTGTTTCCATTTCTAAATTTATTTCCggaattaatttttcttcttcacttagATGTGATAAATTTATAGCACTCATGAAACAAATCTCAAATATATTTGTAAATACATAAAACACAGCATGCTTTTTCACTTTGTAATTTGCAATCTAGTGCTGTATTAACTGCTTCTCGACTATTAAGCCCGGCCCATTTTATAACCAGCCTTATCTTATATTGAATGATCATACTTTTAAATCaatagaaaattttacaatcaatttaattttcacTCTACcagaaaacataaaattttgaaatattttaaatctttttttaccCTATGTTTGtagattaatatttaattaaaaacaacTTAAGATCCAAAAGTACCTTTGACTCCTAAATGGTAAGTCCATGTAGATATGATAACAACTAATCCGATGGgaagttataaaaaaaaaaattaaatattgattGATTAAAACTGATTAGagagaacaagaaaaaaacagTTGATGCTACAGGTTTAAATAGAGAAGTTCAAGATTGGAAAAtagcaaaatatcaaaaatatatatagaataTAAACATAAAACTTTTGTCTAAAATGGCATTACTACCAAAATATAAgcacttttttccttttaatttttttttggggggggggggcttGGAACACCAACCATGACTAGATCTATTCAATTTTGGAGATACACATTTAGATCCTTAAGCTTTATTCATAAAGACCATAAACCCTTCAACATGGTGAGTTAAACAAGTcataataaatttcattttaattgcAAAAGCAAAAGAGCATTACCtacaatttctttgaaaataatCCTTGCTTTTGAATATGCACACGATTCTCTTTAAACGTCTGTGTCCGGCGATTAAGATAAACGATCGGCAACTTCCTTGAACAGCTTGAGGCGCGACAGAAATTTGTTAGCAacaaatatatttgaaaacgGATATCGATtatatttgacaaaaatgataaaattgtgTACATTCAAAAAACGTTTTATCTAAtcgaaaaaaaaatgatttaggGTTTAGAAAGGTTACCACGGATCAACCGAAACTATGAAGCTGCTTAGGCTAACATGAGGGAGTCGTGCCACACTGCATGCAACTATATCTCGCGCAGTGTTTCACTCTGTGAAATGGCCGAGAGAAATTTCAAAGTAatctttattttgataattttctgAAGACGATTCACCGGTTTTATAGAAAATATCGCCCACTGCAGATAAGTataaattattagaaaaagAGCCAAAAAAAAGACATTCTGGCTATAGGCTGTATacatttaagatttttttctttatttggaCTACAATTGGGAAAATTCTACTAATATGGAAGTGAATTCAATTTGTTTGGCTTTTCTTCCAATTATATATGAACTATtctgtttttaatttattttatatttgaaatatGGTATTAGACAGTTggaatctattttattttccaaCTATAGaattatcattaaatttgtTGCTATAAGAAACTTCCCATGTATGGAAAAGTTAGAATTTTTCAGTAGATTTTTCATTGTAGTTGGTAGTGGGGTTTGGTGAAAACCATCTTTTGGCACTTTGAAATTGCTTTGAcgaattttttttactcttttttaaataatacattttaattctttattttcaatagaGAAAACATCAGAACGTTTAAGGTTGAAAATGGAAATTATATGTGATTTTGCATTATAAAAAGTCTATGAGATGGCAAACCTTGATTTGCCTTGGCTAATATGCTTGAAACATTGATCATGTCAACCAAAAGTTATGGAAAagttcataatcaaaagtgaAGTAGATTATCTAAACCTAAACCCGATTATTATCCCCATGCAAATGAAATGAAGTACAAATTTACCAAAATTTCAAACATTTGCCCTACCaatttaaattgatttgaaaCGTGAATAAGTCAAATTCAACCTACATAGACCTAAAATGTTGTAGAATCCTAAATTGACCTAAAAAGTCAACTTCAAATGTCCtaagtttgaaaaaaaaaatgacataaGACCTAAAGAAAGCCTTTGAATTgtttaagataatttaaatgaattcttattcttttattatattaaatcaaatttttatatttttcttttaaatcaaTAAGCTCTTATAActaatagttaattaattcTTAGTAGTCAAAATGTCATTTATCATTCTATATCACATAACGTTAACATAATATAattacatattataattgatgatgatataatACACTGATTTTGTATAATTATATGATCATGTAACTTTTTTATCATCCACATCCACACCATGTCAGCATTGggtataaaatattaaagtaTTATTTTAACAAATGACAATCAGTCAATCATAagttataaagatttatttcatcaaaaataaaaatatataagcttgattgaatgcaataaaagaacaaaaatttatttaaaattttttaaattgctcatttttttcaaatattatgttttatatttttataatttatttttttcaaatggtATATATGATGTATGCCATAGATCATGTGTCATTTTCCCATTGACATGCTTTTGTATAAATATAGTCATGTAATCAATCCAGATAATTAGTGTTTGGTAACGGCAATATTCTTATTGTTTCAAATTCTTataaagaagtgaaaattagaacaattaaGCAACATTGTTcttttgtaaagaaaaaaaaaaacccaacatTTGGTTATGATATTTACTTCTTATATCTTTTGGaagtataataaaatatcaataaattaatactcaataaataaattattttttattaaataatatttttttatcaatttcgACTTGAGACAATCATTTactaaatttataagataatacattttaaaaaaacgCATAAGTCTcgtttgatatataaattaataatctccttatacatcaaaattatatatatacttgacTCGATTGGGAGACCTATGTAAAATATGACTATAATATTACTTGTTTATTTCTGAAATTAATGTCTCATTGTACCTCATCTATAACTTTTCTTAATACATTAAAAAACTCTGGTGTAGTGTTCTCGTAttataagagaaaattgatattGTCTGATAAATGCTCTGACAACCTCttgattatatttgatattgtTGCTTAGCTCACTTgcaagttatatttttttgatatcTACTATTGCAATTGCTTTTTGGTacaatttggattttttttgttgtattCATAAAATACTTTATGCATTTTATTCGTCATTATTGATGTATTTACAATTTTGAGATAAGAAACTATTGTGTTTAGTTTACCGTTTatgatattgtatttttttGGTAAATATTTTGCTTAACTTAATATTCATGAGTGTATCAATTAAGTATACATCCAATGTAATTTTAGTTTGTTGTAAAAATGGATAGATTTAcgatttttatttaataagacTAATTACattcataaatttatttttgttaaacaaatatatagaataatgataattcataattaggtaatatttgtataattaCAATATAGAATACATGTatcaaattcaatattttgaaaaaaaaaacaaataaaaaataccttgataaattaattttttattaattaatatataaattaacaaattattaatttatcgattaaataatatatcgattaattaataaattcttataGTCTAAAgagtattaatttatagaagttttactgtaaaagtaaaaatattagtGAGTATTTTATAATGGGTTACCTTGTATTACCCAACTTATTATCAGACCCAATTAAGTAAGATTAGTATACTTTATAACTGGGTTCGGATTGTGATATTATGTACTTACTACCTTAACtcgattataaataatatttttatgttaaaatttaattttaaatatgtatttttctttatgaatttcttataggtaatttaatatttattgaaattcattagttgttttaattatgattttaaaatttaatttatttttatgaactaattataatttattaaattaatttttattaataataaaaattaattttaattaaatatttaatagatAGTGTGTAAGATATTTGAATAAAGGTTTGaattacaatttaaaattttaataagaattttaTGAAGTTCGAATTTCttatttaataataagatTCGAATtaaagtgttttgaaaataactaTACGATACTCATTTACATCCTTACGTAAAAGAtgaatctttatatttttttaaacaaaaaatcttttaattttaaaaaatataatactaCCTTTTAGAAATTTGTAAACTCAATAGTTGAAGAGATGTTAAATTTGATTACGAATTTCGCACgttttttgggtaaaatagAAAGGGCATGTTTGGTTATCAGTCAAAATCTAATACATTTGAATAATGATACTGTGTTGAGTGGTTAGTTTAACGTCTACGGTATATTTATATGAGGCCCAAACCGCGACTTAAAAGACAAGGCGCCAAAGTAAAATCCCgggaaatttgaaaatgaaagaaaaaaatccttTACTTATTGGGCTTTGCTTCTTttcaagaaagagagaaggaaagagaGTTTTAATGGAGGATTTTAAATGTGAGGTATGgatgaattttattttcaaccaaTTTCCTAAATTTCCAATCGTAGCGAAGCCTATTTTCCGTTTcgttcaagagaaaatgtagGAAAAATAATTGGAATACTTGGTATTGTAGCAACAAGTTTCTCTCTTACTGGGTATcgtaaaattccaaaagttAAGTATTCTTTTTGGTGTGAAATCCATTTTTCTAACCCattgcttatttatttatttcttatcaCAGATTTCGGGTTCGTCATGCTCCATTCCTTCTGGTTAGCATTTCTTATCTCAAAACTtcaatttagaatttttttaaagatttaatttcattcgagtttgagaaaatttattattattatttttttaaatcagAGCCTCCTGAGATAAGGAACTGGTATTCAAGTTACAAGTACGAGTCTTTTGTTTTGGATACATGCGAAAATTTCGGAGGAACATTTTCAGAAGAAAGGGAAAGCGACAAAGATGAATTGGTGATTGGAGAAATTaacagagaaaaagaagagaactTTGATGGGTCTGGAGAAATTAGAAAGGCTGATGAACATGGGAGCTTGAATTCTAATGAGGTATTTTCCatttgttgattttatattttaggCATTCTGGGAATCTGGGGTTTTGTTGAATAGTATGTTTCTTTAGCTCTTTATTGTATAATTTGTTGAATAATTTTTGAGAATTTAAGGTAGTGTAGAGCTCGAAGTTTTTTAGATCtaacaagtttttattttttgctagGTTCAGGATACTTTGCACTCCCCCTCAATCCTTTCTGGTATGTgtcacttttctttttctgagaTTTTACTAGGTCTAAATTGTGTTTAGTGGTTGAAAACCTTTAGGGAAGGAAATTAAGACTAGGAGTTGGAAACAATGCTTAATTTAAGCATGTAAAGATGGAGTGAAATTTGTTTATGTTTTCATGTTCGTTCAGAGCCTCCTGATATCAGAAACTGGTATTCGAGCTATGTGTATGAATCTCCTTTGTTGGATACGAGTGATGGTTTTAGAAGTTATGTTTCTAGAGAAAGTGAATGTGAGAAAGATGAACTTGCCATTGGCGAAAGCATCAAAGATGAAGCAGCGAATTTGGGCCAAGAAACGAAAAGCAGTTGCAAACCAGATGCCTCTGAGAAAATATGCTCAACTAAATTGGTCAAATGCAGTAGTTCTTTAGTAGATAGGAAGAATGAGTCACACTCTCTCTTTTCGGGTTAGTATCACTTctaaattcttaaattttcacCAAGAACTTTATAGTGGTTTAAATGGTTAGGAAATCTTGGGGGAAACAAAGAACATATGGAACATCAGTctctttttctattgtttttcAGTCATCAAATGAGGCATGTGAATATCTAATCCAAGTAAAGGAGTAGTAATGTTTGCCTGTGTTTCTTCTGTCAGGACCTCCGGATTTGGGATTTTGGTTCGCAGACTATGTGTATGAGTCTCCTGTCTTGGATACAAGTGATGAATTTAGAGATACCCTTTCTGAAGAAAGAGAACCTAATGAGGATGAATTTGCTGTTGaagagaggaagagagagaaacaagaGAAAGTCAACACAACAACAAAAACTAGACATAGAAATGAAGTGGGTGTTGTTAAGAAGATGTGCGCAAATGAGTTTAGGAAATGTAACAGCTCCCTAAGAAAtgatgagcaagaaaatatgtCTATTAGTAAGGTACTCTTTCCATCTCCCTGTGTGTTTCCCTCTCTTTTCCCATTTTGatcacttaaattttcttaaataatcaTATCAATTTCTGTTCTGAGGCCTTAAGAAAGGAACAGGATTATGACCTCGATTCTCATCTTCTGTGTAGCTAAAAGTGGTTCTAAGACCCAATATTTGAGATTCTTGAGTATAGTTATTTACTATTCAGTGTTGGGGAATAGTCCTCTTTCTCAAGGATGCAGGAGTACATCTGTATATGGCTCTATTTATCTTGTCCAGTTGACATTACAGGATTTGCACTGCGCTGGAGGTAAGGAAAACCTTACTTGGAAGGGTGATTTGTGTTTTGAGAAGATCTTGGATCCAATCTTGGAAGTCAAACAAGTGCGAGGTAGCACCATCAATTCAAACAAAGGTGTTGAAAACTCAGGCTTTAATGGTGGAGATTTCCTATCAAAACTTGAGAAAGCTGATTCTCAATCGACAGATATCAGCAGAAGTGCAGGCAAAACTGATAGAAAATCTTCAAAGAAGTTGATTAATACGAGGGATAGCATAGAAAGGAGCCCAGAAACTAAAGTTGATCTTGCATCACATGATCAGAGTCAGGATTTCGATCAGGTCAGTGGAGGTTATTGGAGAAAACCAACCCATGGAAGcaatgacaaagaaaatgaaggaaaagacATTGCaaaaaatggttttatcaCTACAAGCAAGAACAAGTTTACAAGAAGAAATGGTGAAAATTCTCTGGGCGGAAGGCGAGAGGTTGTGTTACAGTGTTCAAGAAACAAAAGTAGTAATATAACCGGCGGTCAAAGGGGTGCTGTCGTGAAAAGAAAGGTGTTGTCAGAAACAACCAATGTTCAACGCTGTGAGGCAATGGAGATCACTGGAAAATGGCGTTGTCCACAGAAAAGCAAGCCTCACCGTGGCCCTCCTTTGAAGCAGCTTCGGCTTGAGCAATGGATTCGCAGGGTGTGACCCTGTGAAAAAGGCAGAAATCTTCTCGTCGCATGCCATGGAAGATCCTCTGTCATCTACTTTGCAGCCTGAACTCCCCTATGTTCAGAAGCTCCAAATTACTTTGTACGGGCATATTCCTGATCAAACCAAAGGCATTCCAATTTCCAATGACAAGGTTTCCATTATTCTCTAGTCACTCTTTAAATGATTGAATTACGtgtacataaaattaaataatcagactatttatatacttaaaattcttttaggaattatattttttgatcttattaattcttttattttctgccaaaaaatattattttattatatatcaaCTTAAcaatactaaaaataaataatacaataatattattttatcatcaatGTGTTGAGATGAAACGGTGCGTTTCACGGCCATGACCGTCTCATTGACTACGGAGAGTGAGGCCGAGGGAGCCGATTGACGAATCTCCCCCGGTCTCCCGCTGATaattgaaagaataaaaatcaaaacaccGTTTCTCTGCCTCTCTCTGTAACTATTCAATTTCAACTCCTGCgcgaaaaaagaaaagaaaaatggcagTAGTAACCGCACTAACCAGATCGCTGGGGCAACACTGCCCGAAAAGATTGAAACCTTCCATCTTTCCTCACAAATTTCCTTCTAATAACTCTCAGTTACAATTCCAAACACTCAGAACTCTAATTTTGGAACCCTCTTTATCCGAATCTGTCAAGCTCCGTCGTCTCCCCGGCTCCGATTCCGGTAtaattttttaccttttaagaaattctccaattttaacctttttttccTTCGTGTTTAAGATCTTAAAAGCCGAGTACGATGAGCAGGAATTGTTGAGGTTAATTTGGAAAGGCCTGGAGCCAGAAATGCAATTGGGAACGATATGTTGAGAGGCTTGCGCCACGCCTTCGAAGCTATCGATGGAGATTCCTCTGCTCATGTAGTTTTGATCTCTAGCTCAGTTCCCAATGTTTTCTGCGCTGGCGCTGATTTAAAGGTGTTCGCTTCCTTTTTTTTGGCTTCTGAAAGTTAAAAAGaactaaatgttttaaaaaagtgaaaattttttacttcatttcAACTGATAGTGTGGTTACTAGAAGTAATGACGAGGAAATTTCCTGCTTGGAAATTATATTAAAGGGTTAAGCTTGCGTTAAGATATTGTGAGTTTCAGATCTTAATCTTGTAGTTTGCCCTTTGATTGGCAGGAACGAAAGAAAATGACTGCTTCTGAGGTTCATTCATATGTCAACTACTTGCGATCCACTTTCTCATTGATAGAGGTTAGTCCTTATTTTACATCAACATGTTGTATGGCGGTTGATTCTCTTGTTGTCACATGGATATTGAAATTTTGTGAGCATCATACATTGTAAGTAACACTTAAACTAACTACAAATATatacattttaaaacattgaaATACACAAGTATATCTTGGGTGTTCTTGATGTGCTCTTAGAAACAAATTGTCTTGTTTACCAATATTGTTCTTCCTAAAGCAGGGTCTGGGGTTTAATCATTTAACATTGTTGCATAAAGTGTTGCTTGCAAGATTAACACATTTTACCATTAACTGGATAAATTCCCCGACATTTTCAAAAATGTTCTTCTTAACTAATGCTGTTATAGTTTTTGCATCATGCTTTGCAATGGCCTTTTTTTAGATTGGGTGCTTACATGGACTACTATTTATTTAGTTCAGGAACTTCAAATTCCTACCATTGCTGTTATCGAGGGTGCAGCGCTGGGTGGAGGACTTGAAATGGCTCTGTCGTGTGAT
This window encodes:
- the LOC108661389 gene encoding uncharacterized protein LOC108661389 isoform X1 — translated: MKEKNPLLIGLCFFSRKREGKRVLMEDFKCEISGSSCSIPSEPPEIRNWYSSYKYESFVLDTCENFGGTFSEERESDKDELVIGEINREKEENFDGSGEIRKADEHGSLNSNEVQDTLHSPSILSEPPDIRNWYSSYVYESPLLDTSDGFRSYVSRESECEKDELAIGESIKDEAANLGQETKSSCKPDASEKICSTKLVKCSSSLVDRKNESHSLFSGPPDLGFWFADYVYESPVLDTSDEFRDTLSEEREPNEDEFAVEERKREKQEKVNTTTKTRHRNEVGVVKKMCANEFRKCNSSLRNDEQENMSISKDLHCAGGKENLTWKGDLCFEKILDPILEVKQVRGSTINSNKGVENSGFNGGDFLSKLEKADSQSTDISRSAGKTDRKSSKKLINTRDSIERSPETKVDLASHDQSQDFDQVSGGYWRKPTHGSNDKENEGKDIAKNGFITTSKNKFTRRNGENSLGGRREVVLQCSRNKSSNITGGQRGAVVKRKVLSETTNVQRCEAMEITGKWRCPQKSKPHRGPPLKQLRLEQWIRRV
- the LOC108661389 gene encoding uncharacterized protein LOC108661389 isoform X2, which encodes MKEKNPLLIGLCFFSRKREGKRVLMEDFKCEISGSSCSIPSEPPEIRNWYSSYKYESFVLDTCENFGGTFSEERESDKDELVIGEINREKEENFDGSGEIRKADEHGSLNSNEDTLHSPSILSEPPDIRNWYSSYVYESPLLDTSDGFRSYVSRESECEKDELAIGESIKDEAANLGQETKSSCKPDASEKICSTKLVKCSSSLVDRKNESHSLFSGPPDLGFWFADYVYESPVLDTSDEFRDTLSEEREPNEDEFAVEERKREKQEKVNTTTKTRHRNEVGVVKKMCANEFRKCNSSLRNDEQENMSISKDLHCAGGKENLTWKGDLCFEKILDPILEVKQVRGSTINSNKGVENSGFNGGDFLSKLEKADSQSTDISRSAGKTDRKSSKKLINTRDSIERSPETKVDLASHDQSQDFDQVSGGYWRKPTHGSNDKENEGKDIAKNGFITTSKNKFTRRNGENSLGGRREVVLQCSRNKSSNITGGQRGAVVKRKVLSETTNVQRCEAMEITGKWRCPQKSKPHRGPPLKQLRLEQWIRRV
- the LOC108661389 gene encoding uncharacterized protein LOC108661389 isoform X3 yields the protein MKEKNPLLIGLCFFSRKREGKRVLMEDFKCEISGSSCSIPSEPPDIRNWYSSYVYESPLLDTSDGFRSYVSRESECEKDELAIGESIKDEAANLGQETKSSCKPDASEKICSTKLVKCSSSLVDRKNESHSLFSGPPDLGFWFADYVYESPVLDTSDEFRDTLSEEREPNEDEFAVEERKREKQEKVNTTTKTRHRNEVGVVKKMCANEFRKCNSSLRNDEQENMSISKDLHCAGGKENLTWKGDLCFEKILDPILEVKQVRGSTINSNKGVENSGFNGGDFLSKLEKADSQSTDISRSAGKTDRKSSKKLINTRDSIERSPETKVDLASHDQSQDFDQVSGGYWRKPTHGSNDKENEGKDIAKNGFITTSKNKFTRRNGENSLGGRREVVLQCSRNKSSNITGGQRGAVVKRKVLSETTNVQRCEAMEITGKWRCPQKSKPHRGPPLKQLRLEQWIRRV
- the LOC18606196 gene encoding probable enoyl-CoA hydratase 2, mitochondrial — translated: MAVVTALTRSLGQHCPKRLKPSIFPHKFPSNNSQLQFQTLRTLILEPSLSESVKLRRLPGSDSGIVEVNLERPGARNAIGNDMLRGLRHAFEAIDGDSSAHVVLISSSVPNVFCAGADLKERKKMTASEVHSYVNYLRSTFSLIEELQIPTIAVIEGAALGGGLEMALSCDLRICGENAMLGLPETGLAIIPGAGGTQRLPRLVGKSIAKELIFTARRIGGRDAMSMGLVNYCVPAGEAHPKGLEIAREINQKGPIAIRMAKRAINEGLERDMTSALDLEEECYEQLLNTKDRLEGLAAFAEKRKPRYNGE